A single Amphiprion ocellaris isolate individual 3 ecotype Okinawa chromosome 15, ASM2253959v1, whole genome shotgun sequence DNA region contains:
- the LOC111573414 gene encoding replication protein A 32 kDa subunit-like: protein MAYQGFSQSSGRTTSHRAVLPMTATVLPTTVSQLLSAAYIHSDTFTICDLELSQVSVVGIVRGYAPFVTNIQYSVDDMTGPPLKVMQWVNAEDCALMTSIPTGAYVKVIGSLVYYSGQRSLLAKDIRHIKDLNEITSHMLEVVQAQMQLFEKVFDVNMNTPAASLSGRLRGGHPEGMLPNGLSTTQGQVLQVIRRFSVHEHGISLCDLKRQLDSLMMMDIRTSLAVLLNEGHVFCTIDEHHFKSAVQ, encoded by the exons ATGGCATATCAAG GTTTTAGTCAGTCATCTGGCAGGACCACTAGCCACAGAGCAGTGCTACCAATg ACTGCCACTGTTTTGCCCACCACTGTGTCtcagctgctgtctgctgcCTACATCCACAGTGACACCTTTACTATCTGTGATTTGGAACTCAGCCAG GTTTCAGTCGTGGGCATCGTCAGAGGATATGCTCCGTTTGTGACCAATATTCAGTACTCTGTGGACGATATGACCGGTCCACCTCTGAAAGTGATGCAGTGGGTCAACGCAGAG GACTGTGCGTTGATGACCTCTATTCCAACTGGAGCTTATGTGAAGGTTATAGGAAGTCTAGTCTACTATAGT GGTCAAAGGTCATTGCTGGCAAAGGATATTCGTCATATCAAGGACCTGAATGAGATCACATCCCACATGTTGGAAGTGGTTCAGGCCCAAATGCAGCTTTTTGAAAAG GTGTTCGATGTGAACATGAATACCCCTGCTGCCTCACTATCTGGTAGGTTGAGAGGTGGACATCCTGAAGGCATGCTGCCAAATGGCTTGTCCACCACCCAAGGACAG GTGTTGCAGGTCATCAGGAGGTTCTCCGTCCATGAACATGGCATCAGTTTGTGTGACCTGAAGAGACAGTTAGATTCCCTCATGATGATGGACATCAG aaCGTCCTTGGCTGTTCTGCTAAATGAAGGTCATGTGTTTTGTACCATTGATGAGCATCATTTCAAGTCAGCAGTCCAGTAG
- the LOC111573413 gene encoding serine/threonine-protein kinase pdik1l, with protein MNPEKRFKVRTRMVSSQPKYELIQEVGRGSYGVVYEAVVKRTGARVAVKKIRCHSPENVELALREFWALSSIQSQHPNVIHLEECILQRDQLAQRMSHGSSSPLYLELVETSLKGEITFDPCCAYYLWFVMDFCDGGDMNAYLLSRKPSRKTNTSFMLQLGSALAFLHRNQIIHRDLKPDNILISQACTPAGSSEPTLKVADFGLSKVCSTSGLNSEEPASVNKCFLSTACGTDFYMAPEVWEGHYTAKADIFALGVIIWAMVERITFVDVETQKELLGSYVQQGSEIVPLGEALLENPKMELLIPARKKSMNSHMKQLIREMLSANPQERPDAFELELRLVRIACRELDWDT; from the exons ATGAACCCTGAGAAGCGATTCAAAG TGAGGACTAGGATGGTAAGCAGTCAGCCGAAGTACGAGCTGATCCAGGAGGTGGGGCGTGGCAGTTACGGCGTGGTGTATGAAGCAGTTGTGAAGCGCACAGGAGCACGGGTGGCAGTGAAGAAGATCCGCTGCCACTCTCCAGAGAATGTGGAGCTGGCCCTGCGGGAGTTCTGGGCCCTGAGCAGCATCCAGAGTCAGCACCCAAATGTCATCCACCTGGAGGAGTGTATTCTGCAGCGGGATCAGCTGGCCCAGAGGATGAGCCATGGTTCCAGTTCCCCGCTCTATCTTGAG CTGGTGGAGACATCTCTGAAGGGTGAGATCACCTTCGACCCATGCTGTGCCTACTACTTGTGGTTCGTCATGGACTTCTGTGATGGAGGCGACATGAACGCCTACCTGCTGTCCCGTAAGCCCAGCCGCAAGACCAACACCAGCTTCATGCTGCAGCTGGGCAGCGCCCTGGCCTTCCTGCACCGTAACCAGATCATTCACCGTGACCTCAAACCAGACAACATCCTCATCTCCCAGGCTTGTACGCCAGCCGGCTCATCTGAGCCCACTCTCAAAGTAGCCGACTTCGGCTTAAGCAAGGTCTGCTCAACTTCTGGTCTCAACTCCGAGGAACCGGCCAGCGTTAACAAGTGCTTCCTGTCCACAGCTTGTGGGACAGACTTCTACATGGCCCCGGAGGTCTGGGAAGGCCACTACACGGCCAAGGCAGATATATTCGCCCTGGGGGTGATAATCTGGGCCATGGTTGAGCGCATCACTTTTGTTGATGTGGAGACTCAGAAGGAGCTGCTGGGAAGCTACGTGCAGCAGGGCTCAGAGATTGTACCATTAGGGGAGGCCCTGTTAGAAAACCCAAAGATGGAGCTGCTGATCCCCGCCAGGAAAAAGAGCATGAACAGCCACATGAAGCAGCTGATCAGGGAGATGCTGTCGGCCAACCCTCAGGAACGGCCTGACGCCTTTGAACTGGAGCTCAGACTGGTCCGTATCGCTTGCAGAGAGCTGGACTGGGACACGTGA